TAATTGCGCTGCTATGTGCTTATAGAGTATGAGTGCCTATCACTGATGTCTGCAACTTTACCATATCAAGACCAAgtcaagaatgaaattgtAAGAAATTTCAGTCGTCCTTAACTTGGATACTGATTTGATTTCGCAGTAAAGATACGATATAAACTGGGTATCAAGCATAAGTACGACTGCAGCGAGTATTTTGGTTATCCACACCCCATTGACGTGCTGAATCAGACGAGACAAGTGACCATCTCCATCGGAATAGCTGTAAATGTTACAGGATAGTGCTTTTACAATTTTGGGTAGAATTTTGAACGTACTACAATTGAGCTTCTGAACTAGCATGACTAGTAGAACTTGACAGATATGGCAATGAGACCCTTAAAATGAGCACATAAGCTACCGTAAGACATATAAAGATGGCATGAACTATTATGGTACGGACATGAAGATTATAAGCTGGACTTTGCAAACTTAGTTGCTCATATTTCTTGACTACTTAATTAAGAATATCGCATAATTATCACGACATCTCAATGGCTTCATGGCGTGACCATTCTAAGTGTGGAGAAAATTGCTTGAGTGCCTGAGGTAAATCAACCCCATCAATCTCACCACGTCCAAAAATAACGCGAGATGCAGATTATCCAGTGATCTGCATGATGCAAGTTAATCACGACATCCGAGATATGTATGCGTAATTACATACACAAAATTCGAAAAGGCTAAACTAAAATGAAATCGAGAGCTGAAAATGTGGTGATTGAAATACCCCGCACCCCCCCTCAATCACTTCTTCCGCTGTATCCTTTTGTGAATTTTTCATTCCTTATATACATGTTTTCTGAAAAAATGGCCGCCCAAAGCACATCAATTTCTGAGAATAATCCATATTCagaatatcatcaaaaatttcaatctGCCGTACCTCaaagtgaagaagaatggcTTTCAAGAGCATCAGAAATTTCCCAAATCTTCTCAAAAGACGCTGCAAAGAGAGACATCGACAACAAAACCCCTCACGATGAAGTATCATTATTGAAATCATCGGGATTGCTAAAAATATTAGGCCCAAAGAAATATGGTGGAGGTGGTCAATCATGGGATATCGGATACAAAGTGATCAGAGAAGTAGCTAAAGGTGATGGATCTTTGGGTATGCTACTTGGATATCACTTGCTTTGGTCGACAACAGCAAATGTTGTGGGAACAGATGAGCAGATAGATCGATTACAAAAGGagataattgaaaataattatttcatgGGAGGTAAGTGaaatgatataaaaagaaatcaaggCTTAACAAACTAACGCTATCAAACAGGTGCTGTTAATCCAAGGGATTCAGATTTGAGCATCAAATCAGACGGTGATAATATTGTGTTCAACGGACAAAAGCACTTCAACACTGGTGGAGTTGTATCTGACATGACAATTCTTGAAGGTGTACTGGAGGGAACTGGGAAGCATATCTTTGCTGCGGTGCCAACTAGACAACCTGGAATTCAATTTGCCGTAAGTGAGAAGGTAGATGGAAGTTTGTTTTCATAGCTGAAATTACTACCTTAATAGCACAATTGGAACAACATTGGTTTAAGACTCACCGAGTCCGGTAGTGTCAAGATCGAAAATGTCAGGGTTTCCTGGGAAGATGCATTAGGTTGGAATGCCCAAACCAAGGAACCACTACCTCAAATCCTTACTGTCCCTTTCGCAACCCTACTACTTCCTACGATTCAATTGGTTTTCGCAAACTTTTATATCGGAATCTCTCTTGGAGCCATCGAATCAGCAGCCAAATATACGACGACTTATACGCGTGCGTGGCCTTTCGGCGGGGATAACAAGGATAGTGCAACAGAGGAGTGGTATATTCTTGAGCGATATGGCACATTCCATGCACATCTATCGGCAGTTGTAGCTTTAGCGGATTCTACGGGTAAGAAGTTGACAGACATATATGCGAAACATCAAGGTGAGCGTTCAGTGTCTGCACGAGAACGTGGCGAATTGGCAGAAGCGGTTGCAGCTGTCAAGGTTGTTGCCACTGATGTTGGCTTAAATGTGACAAGTGGAGTATTTGAAATGACTGGAGCAAGAGCGACAAGTAAGAATGTTGGATTGGATCGTTTTTGGCGTGATATTAGGACGCATAGTCTTCATGACCCTGTTGCTTATAAGAAGAGGGAACTTGGAAGGTGGGCATTATTGGGAGAGATTCCCGAACCAACTTGGTACACTTGATCAATCAGTTCTCTTAATGAAGAATGCGAACTGTTGAAATTGGAATTACCCAGCAGTTGGGCAAATTTCGATGAAGGATTACCCTGACACTTGATGAGGATTTAGGGTATCGCACATTCTTAAACACGGATGACTTCATTCTACCATGATAATGTTCCAATTTGAAGGACAAATCACTCTTGCAATTTCGCATCTGAAGAAACTTAACACAAGGGCTTGAAAATTGAGGTCAATCTGGGAATCTGTGAGCCAGATGTGAATTACATGCGGAGATAAAGTTTGTGTGACGcaattcctcatcatccttaACATTTGAAAGTCGATTCCCAAGACTTCTCAGGAATATGGATTGAAAAAAAACAGAATGAATCAGTAATATATGCTTAACGAAACCTGGATGATCTGGAAGATATACTCACCGGTGACTTGAATAAACTAATAAAGggaaacaaaatcaaagtgGATGACTGGCTTACTAAGCTGAAATTATTAGCGTCATTTATGTTGACCTTACTTCCAAACCCCCTCAATACCCAAGCATCCAAAGTCCTCAGCACTACATATCCAAACGCAATCATGACAGTAACCGAAGCTGTAAAGTCCGCCATTGGACTCTCTGGTGCTCCATCTACAAGTATGCTTCCTTGCGTCTCTAGATTCTACTTTATCAAAGACGGAAGCTAACACCCGGCTCAGGCGCAACCCGAGAACAAATGAGCGAAGCCCGATTACCTATCGCATATCGTGATGGATGTGCCGGTCTATTGATTCCCCTCAATCGTTGTCGGCAGGAGGAATATTATCTTCCATGGAAGTGTGAGGTGGGTTTGCGGGTCATTCCAAAAGTTTTGGAGTGTCAAGTACAAGGCTGACATTCGGAATTTTATGAAACAGCAAGAGAGACATTCCTACGAAAAATGCCAATACGATGAGTTTAAAAAGAGAGTTGCAAAGATGGACGAATTGAGAGAGGCCAAGGATGGTGCAAGAAGCAATTGATATGGGAGGGGCGATCATGAATCAATGGATGTGTACATATGGCATGGAATGGAATACAAGTTTGCATGATATCGGTATGGACCAAGCGTTGTAAAAAGGGATTCTATTTGCTTCACAGACTCTGGAGAAATGCGTTGCATTGCTATCAGTGTGTCTTTTGGAATTTCCGATATACCTGATGGTTTGGCTTGCAAATCAAGCACTTTCACATCGACGCCTAGGCGGATTCTTCCTGGGTATTTCATGGGTTCTTCAATTTGCCATTCAGGTGGTTACGCTTTTCTTACGACCTTGTTGCAACTCTGTACTTTGAGTTGAAGAGTATTAATGCTTGCCATCGGCACGAGGTTCTACTTACAAATCATGGAAATCCCACCATGAGCTTCAAACTAGCTATCTAGGATTCGACTGCATCATTACATGGAGGTCGGGGTCACATGGACCTGTAGTATTCATGGGTGCGTATGAATGCAATTGTGTCAAGATATACGTTTGTGTGTACATATTGATGTGTTTCATGATGTTCATATGTATATGTGATACTTTGGTTCTGAACACTAACCACAAGATTGTACAGACCCATTGACTTTCAGTCACAACAAGTAGTCTTGGTACTTCATACATTCAAGTTTCTTTCCAATAAAGCACTCAAAATATGGCACAGATCGAAACATCAATCTTGTGGGAATAATTGATTTGCTTTCAGGTTAAATCATACACGAGAATGCGATATCGAAGCTATCTGTTTCGGGGAGTCCATGTCCATTAGCCACTTCCACTAGGCAACGCCTTCAAATTTGCCTCAAGGTATACAACACCAGCTTTGACACCGTCGACAATACATACTTTATTGGCATCCTCTGATCCCAATTCTTCCACGAGTGCTTCTCGGACCATGTCGTCCATTCCTGCCATTCCTGCACACCCTAGGCAAATAATAGAACAATCTCTTTTTCCAACCAATCTTTTCACTGcttccttcattcttgtGCTGACAGTCTCGCTATCGACACTATGAAGCTCGCCAGCGGTGAGGCCTGTAGTCTCTACTCCTTTGAATCTTTCACAATTTTCTCCCTTTTTAATCCCCAAGAAATCTCTCACACCTGCCCCCAACACTTCTTCCCAGTATTTTCCCGTACTCACTATTCCAAATCCTTCCTTATCACCTTCGTTACCACCCAATCTCTTTCCATAGCCCTGTGTCAACAATCCCAAAGACATCATCACACTGGCCTCAAATATTCCAGTCACGTGTACATTCGGTCTCACTCTCTTCTTGAGTTCCGTAACCAATGGATGAACGCTGTAACAGGCTACAAGAAATGCATCATATTGATCAAGAGTCGATGTAAGGTCCGAAAGAACAACTTCGGTAGAGAGCATTGCATCCTCTTCGTTGTTGATGGACGGAGGACTTGGAAGTTGAGCTGTGTAAAATGAGATTTGAACCTGAGACGAATCACTTATTGTAGAAAGTAAAGTTTGCAGGCCCTCAGTCATAGACTTTGAAGAGTTTGGATTTATGATAAGAAGCTTTCTGTCTATAAGTCTCTTGGGTTTGATATCGGTAGTCATGTTTGTGGTAAGAGTAGGTTATCCCTCGAGCTTTATTTGTACAAATAATTATGGATGATATAGCCTGCAGGTAGAATTTGGGTGAGGTGTCTCTAGCCTCATGTACCTTTGTGGCGAGCTCAAGAGTAGATGTATAAATTAGAACGAGAGTCAAAAATGACTACTTACAATGTTTTATTCACATATCGAAAGTGGACTATCTCCAATCACCAGCTTTGTGAAGTGAAGCGGGTTCGGCGGGGAAGCTTAAGCCTCGTTACGGCCATGCATTTCGACCTCAACCGCAGCGTCGTCAGAATCACCAACCAGCTACACCACAACTCCAACCATTTCATACATAGATTCTACAATTTGATCTGCCACAGTCTGGAATTATGGCAGAACCACCAATAGGTACTTggaaatcattttcatcttttgtCTATTCATACTGACAACAATCGCATAGTCCTCGATGGAGGAACTGGTTTCCTGAAAGTCGGATATGCAGCTCAGGTATGTGGCATTTTGGACTGTTAATCATTGAAGCTATCTAAATGCTTCAGAGTTGactttttgtaattttagaatttccCAGAGTTTCAATATCCCTCTATCGTCGGTCGACCAATTCTGCGATCTGAAGAAAAGGGTGATGATGGCATGGTCATCAAGGACATCATGTGTGGTGATGAAGCCGCCGCAGCGAGGACAATGCTTCAAGTCTCATATCCTATGGAAAACGGTATTGTCAAGAAATGGGATGATATGCAACACCTTTGGGATTATACATTTTACGAGAAAATGAAGGTTGATCCTACAGGCCGGAAGATTCTCTTGACAGAACCACCAATGAACCCCTTAAAGAACAGAGAACAAATGTGCGAAGTTATGTTTGAGAGGTATCAGTTTGGAGGAGTTTACGTGGCTATTCAAGCTGTTTTAGCTCTGTATGCCCAAGGTACTTTTATTCTCTCAATTGCGCGGCAAGCGGTGTGCAGGACGTGTGTGTACTGATTGTCAATAGGTCTCAGTTCTGGTGTTGTGGTCGATTCTGGAGACGGAGTTACGCACATTGTACCAGTCTACGAATCAGTTGTTCTCAACCATCTTACTCGTCGTCTTGATGTTGCCGGTCGAGATGTCACACGAAACTTAATTGCTCTCTTATTACGTCGCGGATATGCTTTGAACAGAACAGCGGATTTCGAAACTGTTAGACAGATTAAGGAGAAGCTTTGCTATGTTTCTTACGATCTTGAGTTGGATCAACGCTTGAGTGAAGACACAACTGTATTGGTTGAAAGCTACACTCTACCTGATGGGCGTGTGATCCGCGTTGGAAGTGAACGTTTCGAAGCTCCCGAGTGCCTCTTCCAACCTCATCTCGTCGATGTTGAACAACCCGGTATCGCCGAATTCCTCTTCAACACCATTCAAGCTGCCGATGTTGATGTGCGatcctctctcttcaaaGCTATCGTTTTGTCCGGTGGTTCATCTATGTATCCCGGTCTGCCATCGCGACTcgagaaagaattgaaacaATTATGGTTAACGAGAGTTCTTGGTGGAGATCCCGAACGCTTAAATAAGTTCAAGGTCCGAATTGAAGATCCTCCTAGGAGGAGGCATATGGTTTTCTTGGGGGGAGCAGTGTTGGCAAACATTATGGCTGATAAAGAGAATATGTGGATCACAAAGCAAGAATGGGAAGAGCAAGGCACGAGAGTATTGGAAAAGTTGGGACCTAGATAGGAGTAGATGAGAGGAGTTATGGTGGATTGAGTcattgatgaatatgaatgcaTTGCGTGGGCTAGCCTTTCTTCTATTGTATGGAATCAAAATTGCTTTTTGTGTCTGGATACATTAGTGAAACAGACATACTATCTCGTTTTGACGTAATTTGGCCACTTCAGAATAAGAggatcatccatcatctataTGAGGACCATTTGCCTTCGACGTGGAGCAGCGTTTTGATGGCTTTCGGATGATAGTCCCCACTAATCGACAAGTGCTTTCTTCACGACCTGCTTTCCAACATTACCTAAGTATCAATCCTCAATTGAAAGGACTACTGAATTAATCCTGACAAGTTGGCTGCACAGGCATGTGCTATTGATCTTTAAATCTTCGGGACTATATTTCTCACTACTTTCGTGTGCAACACTTCCTTCTCATCCCTCTGGCTTTAAGTTGAGGTTCCTGATTCTTACGGATTCTTTGCCCATTCTAGCGTTTCATTCTTTCGTACTTTGTGTATCTCAAATGCTTTTCATAGTATAAATTACTTGAATTTTGGATCATATACGAAGATCAGGGGGCATTTCATTTGTAGCCCGAAAAGTTAAAGATCCGAGGAGAATTAGTATGATGTTAGATCAAAATAGGCATTCAGCTGCCATATATTGGGAACAACTAAAGGTGGGATCTCTATTCGTGTTCAAACTCTAGATCTAGCTCCCTATTCTAGGTCTACGGTTTAGCTTTCATAATGCATCTATGTCTACATTGATCGAAAGTGACATTCTCTACTGTCAAATGTCCACCCTTTGAATTCTATCTACTCCTGCTTCAACActtaataatctttcaagTTCCAAATTTCCGTGACATTTAACCTCCAAGAATCTACAAGAATGCCTGGATTGATGAGTTTTAATGGCCATGCTACCCTCGCGCTTAATATCATCACGGGTTACAGGCAAGTCATCCCAATACCTACACTGCCTGTGACACTATGAGACTAGTTGCTGACAAACCTAAATTGTGGATTAACTCAGTGTACTCTGGGCTTGGGCTCTTTAGGGAACTCTGTGGGTGTAAACTACTAGAAACTCACTGAGCTTCACTCATGAGACAAATTTCAATGGTCTTGGAACTGCTTTCGTGCAGTCTGGATAAAATCTAAATGCAGCGTTGGACTTTAGTATCTTCGTTATATTTAATGATAGCAATCTATCCATTTCTGGACTAAAGAAAGTGCCGAGTTTCGCAATGTGACCTTCCGATGTTCGAGGTTAAGAGACTGGGATTCAAGACAGATGGCACAGTAGTAGATCTCACGAGCATTGCTTGTGCTAGAGCTGTGAAGGTGGTGGTTTTGACCGAGAAGTAGCAGGAAGGTAGCTTTTGATCATTGTCTTGTAATGGAAACCCAAGGAGCTAGATACTTCTGATGAGCTGAGGCGAGAATCTTTGCTccaaagattatatatatatatatatttcgtTTGTTTCTTGGCAGTTTTGGGACAGGATTGCATCACAATTGCAATAGACAGACTCAGAACAGATTTTCAGTGTCAAGTTTGCTAGAAGGTAAGATGAGTGGTTTCGTTGCCATTCAGCCGGAGTGGATAGAGAATTCTTGTAGGCTGTAAGGAGTAATGCTTGCAAACATTATTCGAGACTTGGAATACACTGGTTTTCCGCTTTGAACATTGAAGACATACAAATAAAGAACCAAGAGAATCTGATATCGCATTGAAGTTGGTATGGCTTGATTTTACATATAATCAAGGTCTGTAAACCGATGCGGAAATTTGGCTCAAGgtcaaatgaagaaattctGTAGCATGGACAGTAGGTTTAGGattaaagatattgataggGAAATACAAGCCagagaataataaatgatgaatgattaCAAGTCTGTCACAGACTATGCAATGAAGCTTCtatttgataatgaattgTGAATATATGGTAGAAAAGATCAACACCTAACGCCGAGCTAAATTTAATATCGTGATATGAATCCCACAGTAAGATCTTGTCATTCTCTAATTCAATCAACTCTTCTCAGCCTTCCCCAAACTTCATCGGCATCCTTTCTGCCTCTAGTCTCAGGAACTTTCCAACTAACAAATATTCCGCAGAATACTGCCAAAGCTGCAAATATAAAGTACGCCCATCCCACACCTCCTAGAGCTTTGTTCAAGTTCGAGTTGATAATGGGGAAGAATTGGGCTACTAGAAAAGTAGCAAGATAATTGGCTGCCAAACCTACACTTTGCGTTGCACCCACAGCCTCTGGACCCACAAACTCTGATGCCATCATGAAAGGAACAGGACCAAGACCTGTGGCGAAAAACGTCACGAATAGGGTGACTGAGATCGCAGAGAGAATCTTGATTTCCCAACGAAGGGATAATGCCAATAACAGAGACATGGTACCCATACCAGTTATAGAAAGGAGGAGGCATGCCTTTCGACCAATTTTATCGGCTAATGGAGCACATGCGACAGTTGCGACAAGATTTACCACCgaaataagaattgtaatGATGGACGAAGAGACGGGAAGAAGACCAGATAGGAGTGATACGGAATACATGATAATACTGTTGATGCCACAAAGTTGTTGAGAAAACATAATACCAATGACGGCAATGACTGCAGGCTGGTAGAAAGGATCTTTGATGACTTGAAAGAATCCAACATTAGGAATGGATTTTTGTGATGATGACTTGCTAGCAACAGAATCTCTTCTGGTCAGTTCCGGGTCAAGTAAAAGGcgttcctcttcctcttcggaTGGCTTAATATCCCAATGTTGAATCTCTTCCTCGATGGAATAGCCATGCCCTCTAATTCGCTGGAGGGTTCTCGTGGCATTTTGAGTGTCTTTATGTGCGGCAAGCCATGTTGGGCTTTCTGGAATGAACAACAGCCCAACCCCTTGTAAAAGTCCAAGTCCAGCTCCAGCCGCGAGTATGATTCTCCACTTTGACCCTTTACTTAAATAATAACCCAGAACCTGAGTAAGTAGAATTCCTACATTCGTGGAAATTTGTGTCATCGATCCAAATAATCCCCTTTCTTTAGGCGGTGCAACTTCTGAAATGTAGATTGGCACAACGACAGTCGATGCTCCAGCACCAATACCTGAGAAGAACCGGCCAACAGACATCATTGGAACTGTTCCAGCTAAGATTTCCAAGATCGATCCCAGTATAAAACAGACGCTTGTGATTCTCATGGCGAACAATCTCCCATAACTTGTCGACACAGCGCCACATCCCAATGCTCCCAATAATCCACCTAGAACAAAAAGAGACGAAAGAGCGGCGAATTCGGCTTCGGTCATAGGGATACATTGTGGAAGTCCGGTACGAACAGTTGATTCGACACGACTTTGTTTCTTGCATGTAATAACATCTTGGGGAGCATTCAATTCAGACTTGTAGGAGAAGTCAAGTTAGCTATTATTCGAAGAAGTGATAGATAGTATAAGACGGCATGTGTGGATGTATGCTATGTGCTATGCGCTAGTCTCTGTCATCAACATGAAAGTAATGATATTACATACCAAATGAAAGCCAAATTGTAAAGGTCCAAGGGTTGAGATAAATATGAGGAAGAGTAGATAGGGAGTGATATCCTGAATACATTGTCTCATGCCTCCTGAGGCCATATTGAGCTCAGTCTAAAATGTATAGATTGATGAGGATAATTCATGCGTTGCAAATAAATGGTGAGGCTCGAGAGGtttgttgaaaatatatacaacATAACCTAATGAATTTACTCTTCTCAGGTCTGGAATGCTGGTAGTAGTCTGCGTTGGCCCGATACTTTGTGAAACAGGAGCTTTGTGTTACATTGTGGTTTGCTGTAGTAATGTGCGGTAGAGAGACGGAAACGTCATGAGAACCTCGGGATTTATGAAAGTTATTTGTGTAATTGTGTAATTATGCAGATAAGGCTGGGTATTGGTCGCGGCTGTCTAGGCTCGCTAAGCATGTATTATCGATAAGGACTAATGTTTCAGTCTAATATGAAGGCTACCGACGGAGTGCTAGCTTGCAAGTACCTTCTACATAATTATCAATCGGTATACAGTTGTACGTATTCTTCTCCCCTTTCTCACTGGAGCTACTTGTTATCCTGCCATTTGTGTTTGGTCATTTGAGTTTGATCCTGGAAAAACTCCTGTCCATCACCAATCAATATCTACTTCCTACTCCATCAGTCTACGGCTCTTTCAAAAGCCTGACACCCTACGCCGTCCCACCTCCCCCCCATTTCTGCATTCTTATCATCCCAACTTGTTGGTTCATACTACTGCACCCCGCTCAGAACGATACAAGTCACTCTACGAGAATAAGGACCTGCGAAACAAGCACAACCCAATTCCTTCGGTTGGATATACGGACACTCCGGATACATGTGAGAACGTGGAAGGAATTGTCGATAACAAGACAAGGTATCTGCACCTTACAAGTGACAATCCACCGCCTCCGAAACGTCAAACTGTCGAAATCTTCCTTCATCTCCCATAGATCTAGCTTGGCTTTACCCGTTGATTCGAAAGGCTTCCCCTCTTTAGGCCATCTCATCTGACCGCTATCTCCGAATCTCGCCCTACAGTTCCTCACCCATCTTTGAACATTACTTGGGCGTTACACATGAACCGTTCAAAGACGCAGGTGCACAACCATCCCGTGTGACCCTATCATCGCTGTATCGGATCACCGCAGAAAGTGACAATCATCATTCACTCATCATTCAGTTCTCAGCCCGGGGCTTTCCCATATCACAACACATCACATGGCATTAGCTACATTCCAATTGCATATCTTTTCGTCTAGGTCATCTGAAGTTGTCTCGTCTTATCATTCGAGATTTGTGAATTTGATCGGCCGACATATGTCTTGTCCTTCCATGCTGTTACTAAGACTCTAACTCACAACTTTCCTTTCCTGGAACTTTGATATCAAGCGCGTCTCGTACTATACCTCATCTCAACTTACATACATATTGTACGACCAGGTAGCCTTTTTCGCGGCAAATTTGGTCATCTTCCCCGATACGAAGCTAATTTGGAAGGGATTCTTTGACACGCTTGATGCAACCGACTGTACTTATTACAACCTGCATCTAAATTACGCTCGACTGCATTTTACCGACCCTGCACTACTGCAAAGCAGTATTACGCTACCTGATATTCACACCCATACTCACACGCGCATTTGAAATCTACCCATTGCTATTCCCCTTGTTTTGCCCATATACGAGCTTGTCTAAGATTGTCTTGGTTGGGAGATTTACAGATTTTGATGCCCACTGAATCTGCATACTAATCAAGCAAAACCAAGCCGAAGTACGCCGCCCCCGCCGTGTGCACACGCGTTATccacaataacaataatgaGCCTGACATCTAATCCACCGTCATCCGGCGGCCCATCCTCGATCTCCGCATCTAGAACTCAAATAAAAAGATCTGTTCAAGCTGTTTTTGAAGGTAATGTAGATATAtaaccttttttttttgtctcTCAAACAAAATTGttcattaaaattattatttttctttgtGTTTGCTACTTTCCTCATCAACAGAGGcatattttatcaaaattttcatctctGATCGGCACCTTGATAACTCTTTCCAA
The nucleotide sequence above comes from Botrytis cinerea B05.10 chromosome 14, complete sequence. Encoded proteins:
- the Bcdcg1 gene encoding Bcdcg1, which produces MTTDIKPKRLIDRKLLIINPNSSKSMTEGLQTLLSTISDSSQVQISFYTAQLPSPPSINNEEDAMLSTEVVLSDLTSTLDQYDAFLVACYSVHPLVTELKKRVRPNVHVTGIFEASVMMSLGLLTQGYGKRLGGNEGDKEGFGIVSTGKYWEEVLGAGVRDFLGIKKGENCERFKGVETTGLTAGELHSVDSETVSTRMKEAVKRLVGKRDCSIICLGCAGMAGMDDMVREALVEELGSEDANKVCIVDGVKAGVVYLEANLKALPSGSG
- the Bcarp2 gene encoding Bcarp2, whose product is MAEPPIVLDGGTGFLKVGYAAQNFPEFQYPSIVGRPILRSEEKGDDGMVIKDIMCGDEAAAARTMLQVSYPMENGIVKKWDDMQHLWDYTFYEKMKVDPTGRKILLTEPPMNPLKNREQMCEVMFERYQFGGVYVAIQAVLALYAQGLSSGVVVDSGDGVTHIVPVYESVVLNHLTRRLDVAGRDVTRNLIALLLRRGYALNRTADFETVRQIKEKLCYVSYDLELDQRLSEDTTVLVESYTLPDGRVIRVGSERFEAPECLFQPHLVDVEQPGIAEFLFNTIQAADVDVRSSLFKAIVLSGGSSMYPGLPSRLEKELKQLWLTRVLGGDPERLNKFKVRIEDPPRRRHMVFLGGAVLANIMADKENMWITKQEWEEQGTRVLEKLGPR